The Saprospiraceae bacterium genomic interval GACGATCCAAACAGGAAGAAACCATTTTTTCCAATGATTTATTTGATACAGTTTAGTAGCATGGAATTGCAATATAAAATCCGAAATACATGGAATAATTAGAGTTGCAGTGGCAAGGATCCAACTCAGGTAAGTATCTGAATACAGGACTAAAGCCAGGCTAATGAACATGCCCGCGCGTTGAATCCATACAAAAGCCGACAAGAAACTTAACTTCAGATTTTTCATTAGTCTCAGTTTTCCAGCCCACCGGAGGCGTTGAGAAATAAGTGCTCTCCAACCCGGCAGAGCATGAGTTTCCACAAGTACATCGCTGCAAGGTGCAAAAGAAATTCCATCGGGATGATTCAACTTTATTTTTTCTATGAGAAAAATATCATCTCCCGAAGCGATTTCATAATTGTTATCGAAAGCACAGGAATGGAGAAATGCATCTTTGCGGTACGCGAGATTCGCGGCATTGCATAAATAATGAGTTCCGGCGTGTATTCCTGCGGCATTGATCAATCCATTACCTGAAAAATCAAGGGCCTGAAAATAATCTAAAAAGGATTGAGGATTATGAATCCCAACAGGACCACTCATCAGTTGAACCTTTGATTGTTCAAAATATGCCAATAGACCGCCCGCCCACTTTTCCTGAACCAGGCAATCGGCATCCGTAGTCAGTATAATTTCACCCTGGGCATGATTTATACCGTAGGCCAGAGCTTTTTTCTTGGAACCTTTGATAGTGGTTCTTTTGTAGACGCCCAGGCGCATGAGTTTAAATTGGGGATGTTCCAGATCTTTCAAAACATCGTAAGTGTCATCCTCTGATTGATCATCAACCACAATGACTTCCGGAGGAATTTGCAAATCCTTTTGCCGCAGGCAGGACTGAACACATGATAATATGTTTTCTTCCTCATTTCTTGCGGGAATGATGATGGAGCAGGTAAGTTTTTGGAATTTTTCCGGACCCGTTTCTTTTAGCAATTTCTTCCAGTGATGAATAAAATAGCCGATAACTGCAGCATATACAGAACTAATTCCTAAAAAAAATATTGAGAAGAACAGCATGCAGACTTATTCGAAAAGGTCGTCGTAACGATGGTCTGTTTCTGCCTTACGCAGCCGATTGGGATTGGATTTGTTCGGTTGGGATTCAACTTCTTCATAACTGGTGTAGGCATCATTGGAGAGGGCTGAATTATGTTCCTGGCTCAATTTTCCAAACTTTTTGAAAATCCATGATTTTAACAAAAGACCAATAAGAACAAAGGGAAGCCCCAGCAGATTGACCAAAGCTCCAGCCAGGCCTGCCAGGATATTATTGGAGATTTGATCTCCAATACTTTTGAAATGAGCCCAAAAGACTTTTCTGTCGAAGATCAGCAATGCAAGTATCAATAATGGAACGATATACCAAAGCATTACGTAAAGCTGGAAAAACAAATAAAACATTAAAGCGATCAGTCCCAGGAAGAGAACACTCCCCAAAAGCCTTTCCCAATAGGACTTTCCGGATGAATAATGATATGTTTTAAATGTGCCCATCTATGCAGCAAATGTAATAAAAATACATTAAAGAAAATAATAATATGAATTAATTAACGAAACCGTAGTTTTATTTAGTTAACGACCGGTTGAAAGTATTTTTCAAACAGCTTTCTATAAAAACCATCGGGTTTTTGAATTAGTTCATCAGATTTTCCAAATTCTTTGATTTCTCCCTGTTCCAATGCCAATATCCAGTTTGCTTTCTGTATGGTCGAAAGTCTGTGCGCGATCACGATGGCACTCCTGCCGCGGATGAGTTTTTCAAGAGCTTGTTGAATTATCGATTCTGTTTCGGTATCCAAAGAGCTGGTGGCTTCATCGAGAATGAGCAGGTCGGGGTCTGTTAATAGCGCTCTGACAAAAGAAATCAATTGTCTTTGTCCGCTGGAAAGATTGATCCCTCTCTCTGAAAGCACATAATCGTAATTGCCGGGTAAAGCCATGATATATGGATGTGCGCCAATTTTCTGACTGGCTTCGACAACTTTTTCAAAAGGGATGTCTTTATTTTTTAATGTTAAATTTTCGAATACGGTTCCCTGAAAGAGGAATAAGTCCTGAAGGACTACGGCTATTTTGCTTCGCAAATAATTCAACTCGTAATCGCGGATATCTCTTCCGTTTATAGTGACACTTCCATGACTCACCTCGTATAAACGATTGATCAGACTGATCAGCGTCGTTTTTCCGGAGCCGGTTGTACCCACCACTGCCATCATTTCGCCCTGTTTAAGTTTAAATGAAATGTCTTTGAGGATGGGACTGTTTTCGTTATAAGCAAAGCTGACCTGTTTAAATTCGAGATCTCCTTTCAGTCCGCCCGCTTGAATTTTCCCGGAATTCTCCTGTGTATCCTGGTTATCCATAAGATCCAGCACCCTCGATGCTGCAAGCAACCCCATTTGCAAGGTATTAAATTTATCGGCCAATGTCCGCACAGGCTGAAACAATCTGGTTAAATACATCGGAAAAGCAACCAGCTGGCCAAGAGTCACAACCCCTTCCAGGACACCCTGCGCACCCCACCAAACCATAAATCCCAGGGAAGCTGCAGAAATGATCTCCACAACAGGAAAAAACACGGCATAATAAAAGATGCCGTCTAGATTAGCCTGGGTGTATGCATGGTTTATGTTTTTAAATTTCTGGAAAACTCGTTGTTCTGCAGTAAAAATTTGTACGGTCTTCATTCCGCTGAGATGTTCTTGCAGAAACGCATTCATGCGTGCAACTTCATTTCTTACACGTTGGAATGATGCCTTGACCTTTTCTTTAAAAATATAACCGGCAACCAACAATAATGGAAAACTTACCAGGCAAATTAAAGTGAGTTTTACACTGGTGTAAAACATCAAAGCCAAAACAGTAACCAACGCCAGGATGTCGGCAATGATAGTTATCAGGCCTTCCGCAAATACAGAATTTACGGTTTCGAGATCATTAATGACACGGGTCGTATTGGTTCCAACAGGGGTGCGGTCAAAATAGCTTAATCTCAGCGATAACAAATGGTTGTATATGCGTTTTCGCAAATCCAGGATGATGTTTTGTCCAAGGATGTTGGTCATCATCGAAAATGCATAGCGGCATAATGATAGAAGAATTAAAACGATCAAATACAAACCAGCCAGGCTTTGCAAACCATCCAGGTCAGCAATGAGAATGTATTCATCGACCATCACATTTACCAAATAAGGCATCCAGGCATTCATTGGTGCCATCAATACAGCCAATATTGCGGAGCCCCACAGAAGCTTGCGGTATGGACTTGTAAATCCGAGTAATCTTTTTAAAACCTGGTAACCCGACACGGCTTAATTGCAAGAGGAAAATGTTTTCAGAGCATTCCTTCATCTGCAAAGCTAAAATATTTATCCTCCGTAACAATAAGATGGTCCAAAACATTCAATTCTAATTGTTGGCCGGCGGATTTCATCTTTCGGGTGAGTTCAATATCCTGCTGACTTGGCTGCAAGGATCCGGATGGGTGGTTGTGAGCCAGTATGAGTCCGGTGCATTTCCAGTCTAAAGCCCTTTGAAATATCAGTCTGGAATCGGCAACGGTGCCCGTGAGTCCACCTTTGCTGAAATTCTCAATAGCGACCAGTTTGTTTGCTCTGCTTAGAAACAAGACCCAGAATTCTTCGTGAACCAAATCTTCAATTTTCGTTTTGACCAACAGATAGGCATCCTTACTGGAAAGCACTTGTTTTTTTTCAAGGGCTTCGGCATGCTGACGCCGACGGCCTAATTCCAAAGCAGCCTCAATGATCATAGATTTGGCAGGTCCCAGCCCATGAATTTTACTCATTTTAAAATGATCCATTTTGCTCAATTCTATCAAATTGGAATTGCAGGTCTGAAGGATAAGCCTGGCCAATTCTAAAGCATCGTATTTCTTCGTCCCTGAACCCAAAAGAATGGCGAGCAGTTCGGCATTGCTCAATGCGGATTTGCCTTTCCGCATCAGTTTTTCACGCGGTCTGTCATCTTCAGCCCAATATTTAATAGGTAAATGTTCAGGGTATTTTTCTGCCATATTGAAAGGTATAGTTTTTTAAAGGCAATAAATGTAAATGGATCTGGGATCAACCTGTAAGTCAGGTAGTGAAAAATTCTTGGAGTATTTATTGAAAAAGGCCTATCGTTGATTGGAGTTGGCAACATTACCTTTTAACCTCATGCGACAACAGTGTTTTTGTATACAACGGCTTGCAGCATCCCGATCATCTTATTAGATTGGTTCTTATGGGAAGTCCGTTACAAATCGTAAGCCCTGGTTTGAAGTCAAAATATATACATTTTGGATCAGGATAAGCAAAATAAAAATGAAATCATCCGCATGAAATCAGGTTTTTTTATCAAACAAACTCAACCCGATCTGTGAAATTCTAAAAAATCAGCTCAAACTCTGTAATGTATTCATTCGATGTTGAAATTTATTTTTCTTGCGGTTGTAAGTCAGATCCAATGGACTCCCCGGGATGATGTGTGACGTCTGTTTAAATTTATGATATTTCAGATGGCTGAACCCAATTTGATCTTATTCAGATAAAATCAGATCTCATGTATTGAAAATGCTATGTTCACCTTAAACAGGATATATTTCACGATAGTATCTGACTCTTATTTTTAATTGGAGCTAAGCAGAATCGGGCTTTGATTTGAAATTGTGCCTTCAAATCATTTATCTTTGTATGATTATTCATGCCAACATCTACAAAACAACATAGTTTCCAGGATTTTCTTAGTTATTTTCCAATAGCAGAATTGCCATGTACACTGCAATACAACGACTTGCATAGTTATACAAAATCCAATGACCCACTTCCGGATAGTCTGCTGGTCCATTATCTTTTTCCTTATCTGGATTTTGAAGTAGATGAATTTACTGAATTTTTACCCTGCTTTCAAATCCAATATCGCGAAAATTGTTTTCAATTGGTGTTTTGGTCCGGGAGACTGATGCATTACTCATTTTACCTGATTACATTTGATCCTTCAGGCAACTTTGTAGCAATGACTGAAATTGCAGGCTTTTATTCTGAGCAGTCTGAAGTGTTTCAAAAAATGGCACATATTAATGAAGATTCTGAGATTTATATCGTAGAGACCAATCTTAGTAACGATGAACACAAAATTGTAACAGATCAAACAAAAAAATGGATGTTGAATATCTTGCCCGATGGCCAAATCCAAAAAATGGAAATTGAAGTTTAATTCATATTTTACCAACCAGTAATCATTCATTTCGGGAAAGAAAGATTTATTAATTATTCAGACTTACTTACCGGAATGGATTTCTTAACACCTCTCCATGAATTTCAAAAAAAAGAAGAAAATAAGTTCTAAAAAATCTACGGGTTCGCCTGCAAATAAGTTGCGTGAAAGCATTCTTGCTTTTTTTTATAAACATCGTACCAAAAAATACACAGCATTTCAAATCCTGAAAAAACTCAAAGCAAAAGATGCAGAACTGCTAATCCGTCAATTGGAGCTGTTGTGTGAGAAAAAAGTATTGTCCAAATCTTCCAGTCAAAAGTATGCGCTGAAAACTTCGGTTGCCGGTTCTTCAAGCTCAAGCCTGAGCGAGGGATATGTGGATTTGGCAAAGGCTGGTTTCGGTTACGTTATTTGCGACAAAGGCACAGGCGATATTTATGTTTCACAAAAAAACCTGCTGGGTGCCGACGATGGAGATTTGGTAAGTGTTGAACTTTTACAAGCAAAAGGGAGAAGGCCCGAAGGTCGTGTGGTTAAAATTTTGCGACGGGCACGAACACAGGTCGTGGGAATTGCGCGGTTTTTCAACCATC includes:
- a CDS encoding glycosyltransferase, with the protein product MLFFSIFFLGISSVYAAVIGYFIHHWKKLLKETGPEKFQKLTCSIIIPARNEEENILSCVQSCLRQKDLQIPPEVIVVDDQSEDDTYDVLKDLEHPQFKLMRLGVYKRTTIKGSKKKALAYGINHAQGEIILTTDADCLVQEKWAGGLLAYFEQSKVQLMSGPVGIHNPQSFLDYFQALDFSGNGLINAAGIHAGTHYLCNAANLAYRKDAFLHSCAFDNNYEIASGDDIFLIEKIKLNHPDGISFAPCSDVLVETHALPGWRALISQRLRWAGKLRLMKNLKLSFLSAFVWIQRAGMFISLALVLYSDTYLSWILATATLIIPCISDFILQFHATKLYQINHWKKWFLPVWIVHNFYYLGIGLISCLPVSINWKGRKV
- a CDS encoding ABC transporter ATP-binding protein; protein product: MAPMNAWMPYLVNVMVDEYILIADLDGLQSLAGLYLIVLILLSLCRYAFSMMTNILGQNIILDLRKRIYNHLLSLRLSYFDRTPVGTNTTRVINDLETVNSVFAEGLITIIADILALVTVLALMFYTSVKLTLICLVSFPLLLVAGYIFKEKVKASFQRVRNEVARMNAFLQEHLSGMKTVQIFTAEQRVFQKFKNINHAYTQANLDGIFYYAVFFPVVEIISAASLGFMVWWGAQGVLEGVVTLGQLVAFPMYLTRLFQPVRTLADKFNTLQMGLLAASRVLDLMDNQDTQENSGKIQAGGLKGDLEFKQVSFAYNENSPILKDISFKLKQGEMMAVVGTTGSGKTTLISLINRLYEVSHGSVTINGRDIRDYELNYLRSKIAVVLQDLFLFQGTVFENLTLKNKDIPFEKVVEASQKIGAHPYIMALPGNYDYVLSERGINLSSGQRQLISFVRALLTDPDLLILDEATSSLDTETESIIQQALEKLIRGRSAIVIAHRLSTIQKANWILALEQGEIKEFGKSDELIQKPDGFYRKLFEKYFQPVVN
- the radC gene encoding DNA repair protein RadC; translation: MAEKYPEHLPIKYWAEDDRPREKLMRKGKSALSNAELLAILLGSGTKKYDALELARLILQTCNSNLIELSKMDHFKMSKIHGLGPAKSMIIEAALELGRRRQHAEALEKKQVLSSKDAYLLVKTKIEDLVHEEFWVLFLSRANKLVAIENFSKGGLTGTVADSRLIFQRALDWKCTGLILAHNHPSGSLQPSQQDIELTRKMKSAGQQLELNVLDHLIVTEDKYFSFADEGML